Below is a window of Rhodopseudomonas sp. P2A-2r DNA.
TCGAGGCATCGCCCTTCGCGTCCTGGATCTCCGCAAGAGTTTCCTGCAGGCCGGCCTCGTCGCGATCGACCAATGCGACGAATACGCCCTCGCGCGCAAACAGCAGCGCGCTGGCGCGGCCGATGCCGGAGCCTGCGCCGGTGATGATCGCCGTGCGTCCATGAAGTCTCATCTCAGTTTCCTTCCTGATGCTGCGACCAGTCCTGAAGGTCAGCCGCGGAATCGGCGCAGCCAAAGCGCGCCCGCCAGCCAAACTCCTCCGCGAGGCGCGTCACAGCCAGCGGCGCGCGGTCGGCGGCGCTGTGCAGATTGACGTTCGGGGCTTCGCCCGGCGCGGCGAGCCGGCAGACGAAGCCCGGATTGAGCGCCGCCAGTGCTTCACCCCATTGCAGCGCCGACCATTCGACGCCGGTGGAGATATTGTACAGGCGATGTTGCGGCCTGGCAGCCTCGAGCAGCAGGGCGATGGCGTCGGCCACGTCCGGCGCGTAGATCGAGTCCTTGACGCCGGCGCGCGGCAGCACGGCTTCGCGTCCCGCATGCAGCGCGTCGATGATCTGCATCTGCGGGCTCAGCGTGTCGCGCACGCCGGTCGCCCGCTCCCACGGTCCGAACACGCCGCTGAGCCGCACGCTGACGATGTCCATGGACCACAGCGCGGCGAGGCGCGCGGCGACCTTCTCGGAAGCGAATTTGGTGATGGCGTAAAGCGACTGGGGATCGCAGGTCAGTTCCTCGTCGAGCAGCGCGTGCCGAAAGGCGGCGGCGCCATAGGCGCCCGCGGAGGACAGGTTGATCACGCGTCGAACGCCGTGACGCTTGGCCGCAACAAGGATCGGCGTCTGCGCCATCAGGTTGACCTGCAGAATGCTCTCGGGATCGGCGGCGTCGCGTTCCGCATCGGCGGTGATCGCGGCGCCAAGCACGATCGCATCGATGCCGCCGGCGATGGCCGCATCGACCGCGGCGCGATCGAGGATGTCGCCCAATACCATCGTCAGCCTGTCGCCATGACGGCGGAAGGCCCGCTGCGCCGCCGGCGGCAAGCCTGCGCGGTCGAACAATGTCACCGCATGGCCCCGCGACAGCAGGACATCGGCGATATTGAGCCCCACAAAACCGGTGCCGCCAAAGATCAGGACGTTCATTGCTCGATCCAGGAACCGCACTGCCGGTTCAACCGGCACTCTTTGGACCATCGGCCCGGTCTTCTCCAAGCAAGTTTTTGGAGCGCGCAACGCTCATTCAACAGGCAGCATGACGCAAGGCAAGATGGCGTCCGCGACTAGCCACCCGCCTCGGCTGCGGTTTTCAACGCCGCGAGAACCGCGTCGCCGGTCTTGCGGGTATGCGCGCTGAGCGACGCCGCAAAGCCCTGCGCATCGCGCGCGCAGCAGCGCCATGAAATCCTCGTGCTCCTTGACGGACTCGGTCCACCGTTTCGCATCGTAATTCGCCGTCGCGCGCGCACGATAGATATTGGCGTTCAAGGTGGTCCAGATGTTGAGCAGCACCGGGTTGCCGGCGAGCCGCGTGATTTCGATGTGAATATCCTGGTTCATGCGAAAATAGGCTGCGCGTGCCGCATCACGGTGCAGCGCCACCAACTGCTCATGCATCGCATCGAGCCGGGCGATATCGGCGTCGGTCGCAAGCATTGCGGCCTGGGCGCCGGCCACGCCATCGAGCGCCACCATGACGGCAAAGCTGTCAGCGATCTCATCGCGGTTGACCGGCGTCACCACCGGCGTCCGGTGCGAGCGCAATTCGATCAGTCCTTCGGCGGCCAGGATCTTGAATGCCTCGCGCAGCGGCGTGCGCGACACGCCGAAGGTCTCGCACAGCATCTTTTCCGGCAACGGCGCGCCGGCCGCGAGTTCGCCGTCGACGATCATCTCCCGCACCTTGGCGACCAGCTGGTCGTGCAGCGACATGCGCTCCAGCGGCCGCTTCGAATGGTCGGACGACAGTTTCAGCCGGGTGGGCTTGAAGCGCGTCCGCAGCCGCGCGCGGGGGCCAGCTCAGTCATGAGCCACATCGCTGGACGGTTCGAAATGCCTCAAAATCGTGTTCTCCGCCTAAAGATGCAGCAATTATTGATGACTACTATTAGCATCTAATAATTGATATTTCAAGATAATATGCAAATTGCATATCGTATTCGAAGTGGCATGAGGCTTGCTGATGGATGCAGGTCAAAGCGAACCCATCGCCCACGCCCGGAGATTGCGACCATGAAACGATTATTGCTCGGCATTTGTCTCGCCCTTGGATTGACCTCGGCCATGTCATCCGGCGCCCTCGCCCAATCAGAGCCCGTCATCAAGCTCGGTTACGCCAAGTGCGCCCATTGCACGCCGATGTCGCTGACCCCGCAATACGCCAAGGGCGTGCAGATCGATGCCGTCGGCTTCAACACCGGCACCGACGCACTCACCGCGCTGATCTCGAAAAATCTCGATGTCGCGCAGGTCACCTATCTTCATTACGCCATCGCGCTCGACAAGGGTTTCGACGTGGTCGCGATTTCCGGCCAGGTCAACGGCGGCTCCGCCATGCTGGTCGGCAACGACCTGCCGGTTACGCCCAACGACTGGGCCTCGCTGAAGAAGGTCATCGCCGACTACAAGGCAGCCGGCAAGCCGTTCCGCGTGGCTGCGTCGCGCGGCAATGCGCAGGACATCCACATGCGCGGCGCCTTCGCCAAGCAGGGTATCGACATCAACAAGGATGTGCAGTTCGTCAATATTCCCAACCCGTCGGACCATCTGCAGGCGCTGCGCCGCGGCGAGATCGAACTGATCTGCACCGTCGAGCCGTTCGCCACGCAGATTCTGCAGCAGAAGGCGGCCAAGATGTTCGGCCTGCCCTACGACCAGGCCGCCGGCAAGCTGACGAACCTGATCCTGACCCGCTCCGACGTGGTCAAGGACAAGCCCAAGGAACTCGAAGCGACCGTCAAGGCGATCGTCAAGGTCGATGAATTCGTCGCCGCCGACAAGGGCGCGCTGATCGACGTCATCTCCAAGGTCACCGGCCTCGACAAGGCCATCGCGACAGGCGCCGTCGACAATCTCGATCCCGATCCGAAGATGTACCGCGCCTCGGCGCTGGCCATCGCCAACATGATGCGGGACCTGAAGTACATCAACTCCGACGTCTCCGCCGCGGTCGAGAAGAACATGAACTACACATTCCTCGAAGCCGCCACCGGCAAGCCCAAGACCGAACTCGGCTATTGAGATCGATCATGGCCAGCCTCCGGCACTTCAGAAAACTCGACCGCTATATCGTGCCGGTGCTGATCCTGGCCGGCTGGGAAGCGTTCTCGCGCTCGGGCGCGCTTCCCGCCGCCTTGCTCCCCGCCCCGTCCACCGTGGTGTGGGCATGGGCGGACTGGCTGTTCGGCACCGACGGCAACACCCAGACCTATAGCGGGCACTGGCTGTCCGACATGGCCGCCAGCCTGTCCCGCGTGCTGGCGGGATTTGCCATCGCCACGGTACTGGCGGTGTCCACCGGCGTCGCCATCGGCTGGTCGCGCAAGATCGAGGTGATCATCGAGCCGACGCTGCAGATGCTGCGGCCGATCCCGCCGGTGTCGTGGATTCCGCTGGCAATCATCTGGTTCGGCATCGCCAACAAGCCGGCGATCTTCCTGGTGTTTCTCGGGGCGTTCTTCCCGATCCTGCTCAACACCATCCACGGCGTGAAGACCTGCGACCGCAACCTGATCCGCGCCGGCGCCATGGTCGGCGGCGGCAACCGCGAGCTGCTGCGCTTCATCGTGCTGCCGGCGGCGCTGCCCAGCATCTTCGCCGGCCTGCGCATCGGCATCGGCTCCGCCTGGATGCTGACCGTGACCGCCGAGATGGTCGCCGTCAAAAGCGGCCTCGGCTATGTGCTCTGGGATTCCTATTACTTCCTGCGGTACGACCTCGTGCTGGCGGCGATGGCCAGCATCGGCCTGCTCGGCTTTCTCAGCGACCTCGGCATCCGCGCGGTGATGAGCCAGGTGCTGCACTGGCAGCGCAACACCACGATCGCGGGAGAATAGGCGATGGCAACGATCGATATTTCCCACGTCTCCAAGGTCTTCAAGGACGCCAAGCGCAAGGCCGACGTCATCGCGCTCGACGACATCAACCTGGAGGTTTCCAAGAACCAGTTCCTGTGCCTGCTCGGCCCCAGCGGCTGCGGCAAATCAACCCTGCTGAACATGATCGCCGGCTTCGAGAAGCCGTCGTCCGGCACCGTCACCGTCGACGGCCAGCTGATCACATCGCCAGGCTCCGATCGCGGTGTCGTGTTCCAGCAGGCCAATCTGATGCCGTGGCTGCCGGTTTGGGAAAACGTAGGCTTCCATCTCAAGCTGCGGGGCGGCCAGAAGGAAGAACGCCGCACCGTCGCCCAGCGCTACATCGACATGGTCGGCCTCACCGGCTTTGAAAACCATTATCCATCCGAGCTGTCCGGCGGCATGAACCAGCGCGTCGGCATCGCCCGCGCGCTCTTGATGAATCCGCAGGTCATCCTGATGGACGAGCCGTTCGGCGCGCTCGACGAGCAGACCCGGATGGAGATGCAGAACGAGCTGGTGCGGATCTGGCAGCAGCATCAGGGGACCATCGTCTTCGTCACCCACGGCATCGACGAGGCGCTGACCCTCGGCACCCATGTCGCAGTCATGAGCGCCCGGCCCGGCCGCATCAAGGAGATCATCCCGATCGACCTCGAGCGACCGCGCGATATCACCAGCCCGCAGTTCAACGAGATCAAGCGGCACATCCTCGACCTGCTCCGCTCGGAGCGGGCAACACCCACCCTCGAAACTCTGGATCACCCATGACCAAACGCGTTCTGCTCGGCCAGCTCACCCCATCGTCCAACACGGCGCTGGAGCCGATCACCACCGCCATGCTGGCGGGGCTTCCGGAAGTCTCCGCACACTTCTCCCGCTTCAAGGTCACCGAGATAGCCCTGTCCAACACCGCGCTGGCGCAGTTCGACAATTCGGAGATCCTGCGGGCCGCCGAACTGCTGGCCCACGCCAAGGTCGACGTGATCGGCTGGAACGGCACGTCGTCGGGCTGGCTTGGCTTCGAAGCCGACGTCCGCCTGTGCGAGCAGATCACGGCCGCCACCGGCATTCCCGCCACCACCTCGATGCTGGCGCTGAACGAGATCCTTGCCACTACGGGCGTGAAGAAGCTCGGCTATGTGACGCCCTATCTCGATGCGGTTCAGGCAAAGATCCTGGACAATTACGGCAAGCTCGGCATCGCTTGCGGCGGTGAGCGCCATCTCAACCTGCAGGACAACTTTTCGTTCTCGGAAGTGCCGGTGCCGCAACTGGAGCAGATGACCCGCGACGTCGCCGCTGACAAGCCCGACGCCATTGCCATCATCTGCACCAATCTGCGGGTGGCGCCGTCGACCGCGAAACTGGAGCAGGAAACCGGCATCCCGGTCTACGACACCATCGCCACCGTGGTATGGAAGTGCCTGAAGATGGCCGGCGTCGACACCAAGCGAGTGACCGGCTGGGGCTCGCTGTTCCAGAACGTCTGACCGGTTCGCAACACACACTCAACGGGAGGTCTCGCCATGGCCACTTTCGACACCGTCATTCGCAACGGCACCGTGGTGACCGCCAGCGAGACCTTCAAGGCCGACGTGGGCATCAGGGACGGCCGCATCGTCGCGCTCGGCGAGGCGCTGACCGACGCCAGTGAAATCGTCGATGCCACCCGACTGCTGGTGCTGCCGGGCGGCATCGACAGCCACGTCCACATCTCGCAGC
It encodes the following:
- a CDS encoding aspartate/glutamate racemase family protein produces the protein MTKRVLLGQLTPSSNTALEPITTAMLAGLPEVSAHFSRFKVTEIALSNTALAQFDNSEILRAAELLAHAKVDVIGWNGTSSGWLGFEADVRLCEQITAATGIPATTSMLALNEILATTGVKKLGYVTPYLDAVQAKILDNYGKLGIACGGERHLNLQDNFSFSEVPVPQLEQMTRDVAADKPDAIAIICTNLRVAPSTAKLEQETGIPVYDTIATVVWKCLKMAGVDTKRVTGWGSLFQNV
- a CDS encoding NAD-dependent epimerase/dehydratase family protein, with product MNVLIFGGTGFVGLNIADVLLSRGHAVTLFDRAGLPPAAQRAFRRHGDRLTMVLGDILDRAAVDAAIAGGIDAIVLGAAITADAERDAADPESILQVNLMAQTPILVAAKRHGVRRVINLSSAGAYGAAAFRHALLDEELTCDPQSLYAITKFASEKVAARLAALWSMDIVSVRLSGVFGPWERATGVRDTLSPQMQIIDALHAGREAVLPRAGVKDSIYAPDVADAIALLLEAARPQHRLYNISTGVEWSALQWGEALAALNPGFVCRLAAPGEAPNVNLHSAADRAPLAVTRLAEEFGWRARFGCADSAADLQDWSQHQEGN
- a CDS encoding ABC transporter substrate-binding protein, whose protein sequence is MKRLLLGICLALGLTSAMSSGALAQSEPVIKLGYAKCAHCTPMSLTPQYAKGVQIDAVGFNTGTDALTALISKNLDVAQVTYLHYAIALDKGFDVVAISGQVNGGSAMLVGNDLPVTPNDWASLKKVIADYKAAGKPFRVAASRGNAQDIHMRGAFAKQGIDINKDVQFVNIPNPSDHLQALRRGEIELICTVEPFATQILQQKAAKMFGLPYDQAAGKLTNLILTRSDVVKDKPKELEATVKAIVKVDEFVAADKGALIDVISKVTGLDKAIATGAVDNLDPDPKMYRASALAIANMMRDLKYINSDVSAAVEKNMNYTFLEAATGKPKTELGY
- a CDS encoding ABC transporter permease, with product MASLRHFRKLDRYIVPVLILAGWEAFSRSGALPAALLPAPSTVVWAWADWLFGTDGNTQTYSGHWLSDMAASLSRVLAGFAIATVLAVSTGVAIGWSRKIEVIIEPTLQMLRPIPPVSWIPLAIIWFGIANKPAIFLVFLGAFFPILLNTIHGVKTCDRNLIRAGAMVGGGNRELLRFIVLPAALPSIFAGLRIGIGSAWMLTVTAEMVAVKSGLGYVLWDSYYFLRYDLVLAAMASIGLLGFLSDLGIRAVMSQVLHWQRNTTIAGE
- a CDS encoding GntR family transcriptional regulator, translated to MIVDGELAAGAPLPEKMLCETFGVSRTPLREAFKILAAEGLIELRSHRTPVVTPVNRDEIADSFAVMVALDGVAGAQAAMLATDADIARLDAMHEQLVALHRDAARAAYFRMNQDIHIEITRLAGNPVLLNIWTTLNANIYRARATANYDAKRWTESVKEHEDFMALLRARCAGLCGVAQRAYPQDRRRGSRGVENRSRGGWLVADAILPCVMLPVE
- a CDS encoding ABC transporter ATP-binding protein, with the translated sequence MATIDISHVSKVFKDAKRKADVIALDDINLEVSKNQFLCLLGPSGCGKSTLLNMIAGFEKPSSGTVTVDGQLITSPGSDRGVVFQQANLMPWLPVWENVGFHLKLRGGQKEERRTVAQRYIDMVGLTGFENHYPSELSGGMNQRVGIARALLMNPQVILMDEPFGALDEQTRMEMQNELVRIWQQHQGTIVFVTHGIDEALTLGTHVAVMSARPGRIKEIIPIDLERPRDITSPQFNEIKRHILDLLRSERATPTLETLDHP